One Heliomicrobium gestii DNA window includes the following coding sequences:
- the nuoE gene encoding NADH-quinone oxidoreductase subunit NuoE: MVECHCCQEHVETEKDQRLTALLAEYREARGALIPLLQGAQEIYGYLPEPVMERIARSLRLPVAQVYGVATFYAQFHFAPRGRHVIRVCLGTACHVRGGARIFEALRRQLEVEDGETTPDLRYTLESVACIGACGLAPVIMIDEDTHGRLTPESLPTILARYE; encoded by the coding sequence ATGGTTGAATGTCACTGCTGCCAAGAACATGTCGAAACAGAAAAAGATCAGCGCCTGACGGCGTTGCTTGCTGAATACCGGGAGGCGCGGGGCGCTTTGATCCCCTTGCTTCAAGGCGCCCAGGAGATATACGGTTATCTCCCTGAGCCGGTGATGGAGAGGATTGCCCGGTCGTTGCGGTTGCCTGTGGCCCAGGTCTACGGTGTGGCCACCTTTTACGCTCAGTTTCATTTCGCGCCGCGGGGCCGCCATGTGATTCGCGTTTGCCTGGGCACAGCCTGCCATGTTCGCGGCGGCGCCCGGATTTTCGAGGCCTTGCGTCGACAACTGGAGGTTGAAGACGGCGAGACGACGCCAGACCTGCGTTATACCCTCGAATCGGTGGCCTGTATCGGCGCCTGTGGACTCGCTCCCGTGATCATGATCGACGAAGACACCCATGGACGCTTGACGCCCGAGAGCCTGCCGACCATCCTGGCCCGGTATGAATGA
- a CDS encoding 5-formyltetrahydrofolate cyclo-ligase — MKQSLRQSALQGRSALTSEEIEGKSRFIVDRLLAMPAYAAASTVMIYVDFRQEVLTGEILSQSLRLGKTVAVPICQPATRHLIAGRIDRYPDDLRRGTWGIMEPVSMKPVPPAAIDLVVIPGVAFDRLGNRLGYGAGYYDRFLPSLRADAQKIALAFDLQIVKEIHPDDHDIPMDQIITESQVIDCREERAHG; from the coding sequence TTGAAGCAGAGCCTGCGACAATCGGCCCTGCAAGGCCGCAGCGCCTTGACATCAGAGGAGATAGAAGGGAAAAGCCGTTTCATTGTCGACCGCTTGCTGGCCATGCCGGCCTACGCGGCGGCGTCGACGGTGATGATTTATGTTGATTTTCGCCAGGAGGTGTTGACGGGAGAAATTCTTTCCCAGAGCCTGCGTTTGGGGAAGACGGTAGCCGTCCCGATTTGCCAACCGGCTACGCGTCACCTGATCGCCGGCCGGATCGACCGCTACCCGGACGATCTCCGGCGGGGAACCTGGGGGATCATGGAACCGGTTTCAATGAAACCGGTTCCGCCTGCCGCGATCGATCTGGTGGTGATTCCTGGCGTCGCCTTCGACCGGCTCGGCAACCGTCTTGGCTATGGCGCCGGATATTACGATCGTTTTCTCCCCTCCTTGCGGGCCGACGCCCAGAAAATCGCGCTGGCCTTCGACCTACAGATCGTCAAAGAGATACACCCCGATGACCACGACATTCCGATGGATCAGATCATCACCGAGAGCCAGGTCATCGACTGCAGGGAGGAACGCGCTCATGGTTGA
- a CDS encoding redox-sensing transcriptional repressor Rex has product MKFFKVPEPTIMRLSLYSRILEQLEERGVPIISSVELGDAVGINSGVVRKDLSMFGEFGVRGVGYNVRELRDNIRKLLGQDRNWPVIIVGAGHLGSSLAAYPGFRQRGFDVVALVDTDPEKIGSTIIDKIVVSWEEAEKLIKEHGVRMAILAVPADSVQAVAQQLTDLGIEAILNFSPIILKGPSKAQVQNVDLTVYFDLMRFTQNLNDNGLRPQASNVRGIAVR; this is encoded by the coding sequence GTGAAGTTTTTCAAGGTGCCTGAGCCGACAATCATGCGTTTGTCGCTCTATTCGCGAATCCTTGAACAGTTGGAAGAACGCGGTGTCCCGATCATTTCCTCGGTGGAGTTGGGTGATGCCGTGGGAATCAACTCGGGTGTCGTCCGTAAGGATCTGTCCATGTTCGGGGAATTTGGTGTTCGCGGTGTGGGCTACAATGTGCGGGAACTGCGGGACAACATCCGCAAGCTCCTGGGCCAAGACCGCAATTGGCCCGTGATCATCGTCGGAGCCGGTCACTTGGGTTCCTCGCTGGCCGCCTACCCGGGATTCCGTCAACGTGGATTCGACGTGGTTGCGCTGGTGGACACGGATCCGGAAAAAATCGGTTCGACCATCATCGACAAGATCGTCGTTTCTTGGGAAGAAGCGGAGAAGCTCATCAAAGAGCATGGGGTTCGGATGGCCATCCTGGCTGTACCCGCCGACTCTGTACAGGCGGTCGCCCAGCAACTGACCGACCTCGGAATCGAAGCGATTCTCAACTTCTCGCCCATCATCTTGAAAGGACCCTCGAAAGCGCAGGTGCAAAACGTCGACCTGACGGTCTACTTTGACCTGATGCGGTTCACTCAAAACCTCAACGACAACGGTCTGCGACCCCAGGCGTCTAACGTTCGCGGGATCGCCGTTCGCTGA